One Curtobacterium sp. BH-2-1-1 genomic region harbors:
- a CDS encoding ATP-binding protein has protein sequence MLDDADRDLMRAFARYIEKANELAAAEQQAVTTPIGERIGAHLGVDPQSVPVVTEEFPDHRLVDADIALEELAGTDPDALVGIAGDDSRFHSSVSEFIANPHMRWAPGPVSYATRATGADTTRRVVSFGLRFLTFDGAPVAVVQRSAKPEYGRGRASLEILSPDQDAATAFLLRLRALMIERSVLRGQVLSFVQSEYGSDAGATFLRRPEVDADDVVLGEGVLDEVVDHVVGIGEQRAALLAAGQHLKRGVLLYGPPGTGKTLTIRHLLTRTTGVTAILLTGSSIAAIGAAAEIARTFQPSLVVMEDIDLVAMERHSSPQPLLFEVLDALDGLDGDADVAFVMTTNRVSVLERALADRPGRVDLAVEIPLPALPERVRLFRRYAGSLPFSEAALAEAAERAEGTTGSFAKELMRRSVLGAALRGADPADVDLRAALDSLLTERSALTRKLLGTRSADDTDEPDDDEEDDAEHEVTFSGSYVAPVNQAFLRPGRSSGAVDLVLRAPADDDDTDDDDDEDDQPSS, from the coding sequence GTGCTCGACGACGCAGACCGGGACCTCATGCGGGCGTTCGCCCGCTACATCGAGAAGGCGAACGAACTCGCCGCCGCGGAACAGCAGGCGGTGACCACACCGATCGGTGAACGGATCGGCGCCCACCTCGGCGTCGACCCGCAGTCGGTCCCCGTGGTCACCGAGGAGTTCCCCGACCACCGCCTCGTCGACGCGGACATCGCCCTCGAGGAGCTCGCCGGCACCGACCCCGACGCCCTCGTCGGCATCGCGGGCGACGACAGCCGGTTCCACAGCTCCGTCAGCGAGTTCATCGCGAACCCCCACATGCGGTGGGCGCCCGGCCCCGTGAGCTACGCCACCCGGGCCACCGGTGCCGACACCACCCGTCGGGTCGTGTCGTTCGGCCTCCGGTTCCTCACCTTCGACGGCGCTCCGGTCGCGGTCGTCCAGCGGTCGGCCAAGCCGGAGTACGGCCGTGGCCGCGCCAGCCTCGAGATCCTGTCGCCCGACCAGGACGCCGCCACCGCGTTCCTGCTCCGCCTCCGTGCCCTGATGATCGAGCGGAGCGTCCTGCGCGGGCAGGTCCTCTCGTTCGTGCAGTCGGAGTACGGGTCCGATGCCGGGGCGACGTTCCTCCGCCGGCCCGAGGTCGACGCCGACGACGTCGTCCTCGGCGAGGGCGTGCTCGACGAGGTGGTCGACCACGTCGTGGGGATCGGCGAGCAGCGTGCGGCCCTCCTCGCGGCCGGACAGCACCTCAAGCGCGGTGTGCTCCTCTACGGCCCTCCCGGGACGGGCAAGACGCTCACGATCCGGCACCTCCTCACCCGGACGACCGGGGTCACCGCGATCCTGCTCACCGGCTCGAGCATCGCGGCGATCGGTGCCGCGGCCGAGATCGCCCGGACGTTCCAGCCGTCACTCGTCGTGATGGAGGACATCGACCTCGTCGCGATGGAACGCCACAGCTCCCCGCAGCCGCTGCTGTTCGAGGTGCTCGACGCCCTCGACGGGCTCGACGGCGACGCGGACGTCGCCTTCGTGATGACCACGAACCGGGTGTCCGTGCTCGAACGCGCCCTCGCGGACCGTCCTGGCCGGGTCGACCTCGCCGTGGAGATCCCGCTCCCCGCCCTGCCCGAGCGCGTCCGGCTCTTCCGCCGGTACGCCGGTTCGCTGCCCTTCTCCGAGGCCGCCCTCGCCGAGGCGGCCGAGCGTGCCGAGGGCACGACGGGCTCCTTCGCCAAGGAGCTCATGCGGCGGAGCGTCCTCGGTGCGGCCCTGCGCGGTGCCGACCCCGCGGACGTCGACCTGCGTGCAGCGCTCGACTCGCTGCTCACCGAGCGGAGCGCCCTGACCCGGAAGCTGCTCGGAACCCGCTCCGCCGACGACACCGACGAGCCCGACGACGACGAGGAGGACGACGCCGAGCACGAGGTCACCTTCAGTGGCTCGTACGTCGCGCCCGTGAACCAGGCCTTCCTCCGCCCGGGCCGGTCGTCGGGCGCCGTCGACCTCGTCCTCCGCGCTCCCGCCGACGACGACGACACCGACGACGACGACGACGAGGACGATCAGCCCAGTTCGTAG
- a CDS encoding biotin/lipoate A/B protein ligase family protein: MHGEYKVPGGKLVVVDLEVVDGVIDQFRLAGDFFLEPDDALPLIDAAVDGLPATTDAAGIAAAVRAALPEDAVLLGFTPESVGVAVRRALSRASTWREYDWEIIHEGPISPNEHLALDQVLTEEVGAGRRGPTLRIWEWDQPAVVIGSFQSLKNEVDPEGAAKYGVEVVRRISGGGAMFMDAGAIISYSLYVPTDLVQGMTFADSYAYLDEWVIEALKSLGIEAYYQPLNDISSTKGKIGGAAQKRLGTGSLLHHATMSYDMDGEKMVQVLRIGREKMSDKGTTSAAKRVDPLRSQTGLTRAEIIDRLIATFTKLYGAHEGHVTADERRRAQELVASKFATREWLERVP, translated from the coding sequence GTGCACGGTGAGTACAAGGTCCCGGGAGGCAAGCTGGTCGTCGTCGACCTCGAGGTCGTCGACGGGGTGATCGACCAGTTCCGGCTCGCCGGGGACTTCTTCCTCGAACCGGACGACGCGCTGCCGCTCATCGACGCCGCCGTGGACGGGCTGCCGGCCACGACCGACGCCGCGGGCATCGCCGCCGCCGTCCGTGCCGCATTGCCGGAGGACGCCGTCCTGCTCGGGTTCACGCCCGAGTCCGTCGGGGTCGCCGTCCGCCGTGCCCTGTCGCGCGCGTCGACCTGGCGTGAGTACGACTGGGAGATCATCCACGAGGGGCCGATCAGCCCGAACGAGCACCTCGCGCTCGACCAGGTCCTCACCGAAGAGGTCGGGGCCGGTCGCCGGGGCCCGACCCTCCGCATCTGGGAGTGGGACCAGCCGGCCGTCGTCATCGGGTCGTTCCAGTCCCTCAAGAACGAGGTCGACCCCGAGGGTGCCGCGAAGTACGGCGTCGAGGTCGTGCGTCGGATCTCCGGCGGCGGCGCGATGTTCATGGACGCCGGCGCGATCATCTCGTACTCGCTGTACGTGCCGACCGACCTCGTGCAGGGCATGACCTTCGCCGACTCGTACGCGTACCTCGACGAGTGGGTGATCGAGGCGCTGAAGTCCCTCGGCATCGAGGCCTACTACCAGCCCCTCAACGACATCTCGTCGACCAAGGGCAAGATCGGCGGCGCAGCACAGAAGCGGCTCGGCACCGGATCGCTGCTGCACCACGCCACCATGAGCTACGACATGGACGGCGAGAAGATGGTGCAGGTGCTCCGCATCGGTCGCGAGAAGATGAGCGACAAGGGGACGACCTCGGCTGCGAAGCGCGTCGACCCGCTGCGCTCGCAGACCGGGCTCACCCGTGCGGAGATCATCGACCGGCTCATCGCGACCTTCACGAAGCTGTACGGGGCGCACGAGGGGCACGTGACCGCGGACGAGCGGCGGCGGGCGCAGGAACTCGTGGCGTCGAAGTTCGCGACGCGGGAGTGGCTCGAGCGCGTCCCCTGA
- a CDS encoding alpha/beta fold hydrolase, with the protein MPTFSAARGDASFTDAHGVEIVYSTWRAARPKGIVQIAHGVGEHGLRYEPLAQDLVCAGWTVHANDHRGHGRTGLAQWDGDHAKLGRLGPGGLRAAIAAVEQMSAVAREDTPGVPLVLLGHSWGSLMAQRIVNTSSGSYDGVVLSASAYRLPGWMNSGDLNARHAGSGPTKFEWLTRDRAVIEAVAADPLAVEADVIGLFGLRDALRLLGVPRRGIAHDLPMLLQVGSEDSLGGPRSVERLAQAYRRRGGLSDVTVRVYEGARHEVYNETNRDEVVADLVAWLDRAVARTS; encoded by the coding sequence GTGCCCACCTTCTCCGCAGCGCGAGGCGACGCCTCGTTCACCGACGCGCACGGCGTCGAGATCGTCTACTCGACCTGGCGTGCGGCGCGTCCGAAGGGCATCGTGCAGATCGCGCACGGGGTCGGCGAGCACGGACTCCGGTACGAGCCGCTCGCGCAGGACCTCGTCTGCGCGGGCTGGACCGTGCACGCGAACGACCACCGCGGGCACGGTCGGACCGGCCTCGCGCAGTGGGACGGCGACCACGCCAAGCTCGGACGGCTCGGCCCCGGCGGCCTGCGGGCCGCGATCGCGGCCGTCGAGCAGATGAGTGCCGTCGCGCGCGAGGACACCCCCGGCGTCCCGCTCGTGCTGCTCGGCCACTCGTGGGGCTCGCTCATGGCCCAGCGGATCGTGAACACGTCATCCGGCTCCTACGACGGGGTGGTCCTCTCCGCGAGCGCGTACCGGTTGCCGGGGTGGATGAACAGCGGTGACCTGAACGCCCGGCACGCGGGCTCGGGGCCGACGAAGTTCGAGTGGCTCACCCGGGACCGGGCGGTCATCGAGGCCGTCGCGGCCGACCCGCTCGCGGTCGAGGCGGACGTCATCGGCCTCTTCGGGCTGCGGGACGCCCTCAGGCTGCTCGGGGTCCCGCGTCGGGGCATCGCGCACGACCTGCCGATGCTGCTGCAGGTCGGCTCCGAGGACTCGCTCGGCGGCCCGCGGTCGGTCGAGCGCCTCGCGCAGGCGTACCGGCGGCGCGGTGGGCTCTCCGACGTCACCGTGCGGGTGTACGAGGGGGCGCGGCACGAGGTCTACAACGAGACCAACCGCGACGAGGTCGTCGCGGACCTGGTCGCGTGGCTGGACCGGGCGGTCGCGCGCACGTCCTGA